The following proteins come from a genomic window of Aquimarina sp. MAR_2010_214:
- a CDS encoding OmpA family protein, producing MKNLSSFFIFLLFAWLAIWWYYSCDWCTKSTNESIPVVEQKPDPESEALAKKAYEDSIAAANRTVGLFAKGPHGQDVFRYVENLKINNTNGDVFIPVSLNGFSQQIADYLGQHQDQELVIYGYENSSENNDSTQLGITRANFIKNILVEAGINSGRIVTKTQLNKYTYSNDGDYTGGILLNFMTLNEARLVEVEKSIAARTLYSNFAQKTFQPDASLSNYALELKNYINKYPDKSIVITGHTDDVGEEEANLWFGQQRANNVREYLISQGIVKDKIIALSKGESSPIAINDSEENRAKNRRIEITVN from the coding sequence ATGAAAAATTTATCCTCTTTTTTTATTTTTCTACTTTTTGCATGGCTAGCAATATGGTGGTACTACTCCTGTGATTGGTGTACAAAAAGCACCAATGAAAGTATACCTGTGGTAGAACAAAAACCTGATCCAGAATCAGAAGCATTAGCTAAAAAAGCGTATGAAGACAGTATTGCCGCCGCAAATAGGACTGTTGGATTATTTGCTAAAGGTCCTCACGGGCAAGATGTTTTTAGGTATGTTGAAAATCTAAAAATTAACAATACTAACGGAGATGTATTTATTCCTGTTTCTTTAAATGGATTTAGTCAACAAATAGCTGATTATCTAGGACAACACCAAGATCAAGAGCTTGTCATTTATGGTTATGAGAATTCTTCTGAAAATAACGATAGTACACAATTAGGTATCACTAGGGCTAATTTTATTAAAAATATTTTAGTTGAAGCTGGAATTAATTCAGGTCGTATCGTGACCAAAACTCAATTAAATAAGTATACCTACTCTAATGATGGTGATTATACCGGTGGAATACTATTAAATTTCATGACATTAAATGAAGCCCGATTGGTTGAAGTAGAAAAAAGTATAGCTGCCAGAACGTTGTATTCTAATTTTGCTCAAAAAACATTTCAACCAGATGCTTCTTTATCTAATTATGCACTCGAGCTAAAAAATTATATTAATAAATATCCTGATAAATCAATTGTGATCACAGGACATACAGATGATGTTGGTGAAGAAGAAGCAAATCTTTGGTTTGGACAACAAAGAGCTAATAATGTACGAGAATATCTTATTTCACAAGGTATAGTCAAGGATAAAATCATAGCCCTATCTAAAGGAGAATCGAGTCCCATAGCTATAAATGATAGTGAGGAAAACAGAGCAAAAAACAGAAGAATAGAAATAACCGTAAACTAA
- the hisG gene encoding ATP phosphoribosyltransferase has protein sequence MSKIKIAIQKSGRLNEDSVKILKDCGISIDNGKDQLKAQTRNFPMEVMFLRNGDIPQYLRDGIVDIAIIGENVLIEKGKDISITERLNFSKCKVSLAVPKDFEYNSIKDLDGKRIATSYPNTVSEYLDKQGISVELHQISGSVEIAPNIGLADAICDIVSSGSTLFKNNLKEVEVMLTSEAVLAVSPKISNENKRLLEKLQFRIKAVLKARNSKYVLLNAPNHKIEDIVKILPGMRSPTVLPLAEEGWSSIHTVVEKNKFWDILDELKAEGAEGILVCPIEKMVL, from the coding sequence ATGTCAAAAATTAAAATAGCAATTCAAAAAAGCGGTCGTCTTAATGAAGATTCAGTAAAAATATTGAAAGACTGCGGTATTTCGATTGATAATGGTAAAGATCAGCTAAAAGCTCAAACCCGTAATTTTCCTATGGAAGTTATGTTTTTACGAAATGGTGATATACCTCAATACCTTAGGGATGGTATTGTTGATATCGCTATTATAGGTGAGAATGTACTTATAGAAAAAGGAAAAGATATTTCGATTACAGAACGACTCAATTTTTCTAAGTGTAAAGTTTCTCTGGCGGTACCAAAAGATTTTGAGTACAATTCAATCAAAGATCTCGATGGAAAAAGAATTGCTACTTCATACCCAAATACAGTTAGTGAATATTTAGATAAACAAGGGATCTCGGTAGAATTACACCAAATATCAGGATCTGTTGAGATTGCACCGAATATCGGTTTGGCAGATGCAATTTGTGATATTGTATCGAGCGGTAGTACATTATTTAAAAATAATCTTAAGGAGGTAGAGGTAATGCTTACTTCTGAAGCTGTACTGGCAGTATCTCCAAAAATATCAAACGAAAATAAAAGACTGCTTGAAAAATTACAATTTAGAATCAAAGCTGTTTTAAAAGCCAGGAATTCTAAATATGTCTTACTTAATGCTCCCAACCACAAAATCGAAGATATCGTTAAGATATTACCAGGTATGCGAAGCCCTACAGTATTGCCATTGGCAGAAGAGGGTTGGAGTTCTATTCATACTGTGGTAGAAAAAAATAAATTTTGGGATATTCTTGATGAGCTAAAAGCAGAAGGAGCAGAAGGAATTTTGGTGTGCCCAATTGAAAAAATGGTTTTATAA
- the hisD gene encoding histidinol dehydrogenase, translated as MQKIYNPNKNNWPEILKRPTQTVADIEEKVMTVFKEVKAEGDQAIQRYTKKFDKVDLDTILVNSEEIKEAKRQVNQDLKDAIGLAKSNIEKFHAVQKTDKVSIETTIGVKCWQEKRPIQKVGLYIPGGTAPLFSTILMLAVPANLAGCKEIILCSPPNKEGKIHPAILYTADLCGVTKICKVGGIQAVAGMTFGTETIPSVYKIFGPGNQFVTVAKQLATKFGVAIDMPAGPSELLVVADNTANASFVASDLLSQAEHGKDSQVILVSTSKEIMDKVEEEVIKQLAVLPRKEITEGAISNSKLICVEDDQEAIELINEYGPEHFIICVKNEDFYINNITNAGSVFIGNYTPESAGDYASGTNHTLPTNGYAKQYSGVNLDSFMKSMTFQKISKDGIQNIGKAIELMAEAEGLQAHKNAVTLRLESLK; from the coding sequence ATGCAAAAAATATACAATCCAAATAAAAATAATTGGCCCGAAATATTGAAAAGGCCAACGCAAACTGTGGCAGATATTGAGGAAAAAGTAATGACTGTTTTTAAAGAAGTCAAAGCAGAGGGTGATCAAGCAATACAGCGATATACTAAGAAATTTGATAAGGTAGATCTAGATACTATCCTTGTGAATTCTGAGGAGATAAAAGAAGCAAAAAGACAGGTAAATCAGGATTTAAAGGATGCAATAGGGTTGGCTAAATCTAATATCGAAAAGTTTCATGCAGTACAAAAAACGGATAAAGTTTCTATAGAAACAACAATCGGAGTTAAATGCTGGCAAGAGAAAAGACCAATCCAAAAAGTGGGATTATATATTCCAGGAGGAACAGCTCCTTTATTTTCTACAATTTTAATGTTAGCTGTTCCTGCTAATCTTGCAGGGTGCAAAGAAATAATATTATGCTCCCCTCCAAATAAGGAAGGAAAGATTCATCCGGCTATTTTGTACACAGCCGACCTTTGCGGAGTAACAAAAATATGTAAAGTAGGAGGGATTCAAGCTGTTGCGGGGATGACTTTTGGGACAGAAACTATTCCGTCTGTGTATAAAATATTCGGTCCGGGTAATCAATTCGTAACGGTAGCAAAGCAACTGGCAACGAAGTTTGGTGTCGCTATAGATATGCCGGCTGGACCAAGTGAATTGCTCGTGGTTGCAGATAATACTGCTAATGCATCGTTTGTTGCTTCTGATTTGTTAAGCCAGGCAGAACACGGCAAAGACAGTCAGGTAATTTTGGTATCTACTTCCAAAGAAATAATGGATAAAGTAGAAGAAGAGGTTATCAAACAATTAGCAGTTTTACCTAGAAAAGAAATTACAGAAGGAGCAATATCCAATTCTAAATTAATTTGTGTCGAAGATGATCAGGAAGCTATAGAATTAATCAATGAGTATGGTCCAGAGCATTTTATAATATGTGTAAAAAATGAAGATTTTTATATCAATAATATAACCAATGCAGGTTCTGTGTTTATCGGTAATTATACACCAGAAAGCGCAGGTGATTACGCTTCGGGAACCAACCATACATTACCTACCAACGGGTATGCAAAACAATATAGTGGAGTAAATCTTGATAGTTTTATGAAATCAATGACATTTCAGAAAATATCAAAAGATGGTATCCAGAATATAGGTAAAGCTATTGAACTTATGGCAGAAGCAGAAGGCTTGCAAGCACACAAAAATGCAGTAACATTACGACTAGAGAGTTTAAAATAG
- the hisC gene encoding histidinol-phosphate transaminase — MKKTQFNIKQLVRKNILHLKPYSSARDEFTDFDQDMVFLDANENPYENGVNRYPDPQQKSLKKIIANQRKVSETNILLGNGSDEVLDLIFRAFCEPGIDNIITMPPTYGMYKVLANINNVEEQQVWLGENFQPDVEAILAAENSNSKLLFICSPNNPSGNLIEQQRVEELLERFNGLVIIDEAYIDFTDRESWVGDIYKYPNLIVTQTLSKAYGLAGIRLGICYASEEIINVLNKIKPPYNVNELTQQRALQRVIEEDQIKDEVSIIIEGRAHLEEALSTINFVEKIFRSDANFILVRVDDANKRYDQLIKHGIVVRNRSTQPLCENTLRFTVGTEEENKKLIQILMSISKS; from the coding sequence ATGAAAAAAACACAATTTAATATAAAGCAATTAGTTCGCAAGAATATACTACATCTAAAACCGTATAGTTCGGCAAGAGATGAGTTTACAGATTTTGATCAGGATATGGTTTTTTTGGATGCCAATGAAAACCCTTATGAGAACGGAGTTAATCGATATCCTGATCCACAACAGAAAAGTTTAAAAAAGATAATAGCAAACCAAAGAAAAGTTTCAGAAACAAATATACTTCTGGGTAATGGTAGTGATGAAGTATTAGATCTAATATTTAGAGCATTTTGCGAACCTGGTATCGACAATATTATTACAATGCCCCCTACATATGGGATGTATAAAGTATTAGCAAATATCAATAATGTAGAAGAACAACAAGTATGGTTAGGAGAAAATTTTCAACCTGATGTCGAAGCGATACTCGCAGCTGAGAATAGTAATTCTAAATTACTTTTTATTTGTTCTCCTAATAATCCTTCAGGTAATTTAATTGAACAACAACGGGTAGAAGAACTTCTAGAACGTTTTAATGGACTGGTAATTATTGATGAAGCCTATATCGATTTTACCGATAGAGAGAGTTGGGTGGGTGATATATACAAATATCCAAATCTTATAGTGACACAGACTTTATCCAAAGCATACGGTTTGGCAGGGATACGATTAGGGATTTGTTATGCTTCTGAAGAAATAATTAATGTTTTAAATAAAATAAAACCTCCTTATAACGTGAACGAACTAACACAACAACGAGCACTGCAAAGGGTTATTGAAGAAGATCAAATTAAAGACGAAGTGTCTATAATAATAGAAGGGCGTGCTCATTTAGAAGAAGCTTTATCTACCATAAATTTTGTAGAGAAGATATTTAGAAGTGATGCTAATTTTATTTTGGTAAGGGTAGATGATGCAAATAAGCGATACGATCAGTTAATTAAGCATGGTATTGTGGTTCGTAATAGAAGCACACAACCTTTATGCGAAAATACACTTCGGTTTACAGTAGGTACTGAAGAAGAAAATAAAAAATTAATACAGATACTTATGTCAATTTCGAAATCGTGA